A section of the Pseudomonas sp. Q1-7 genome encodes:
- a CDS encoding L-threonylcarbamoyladenylate synthase has protein sequence MVSSWRVQQVARVVREGGVIAYPTEAVWGVGCDPWNEDAVYRLLALKERPVEKGLILVADTIRQFDFLLEGLPEAWIDKLASTWPGPNTWLVPHQDLLPEWITGRHDSVALRVSDHPLVRDLCALTGPLVSTSANPAGRPAACSRLRVQQYFGDELDAVLGGALGGRRNPSVIRDLASGRVLRG, from the coding sequence ATGGTCAGCAGTTGGCGAGTGCAGCAGGTGGCGCGCGTGGTGCGTGAGGGCGGCGTGATCGCCTACCCCACCGAAGCGGTCTGGGGGGTGGGTTGCGATCCCTGGAACGAGGACGCGGTGTATCGCCTGCTGGCGCTCAAGGAACGGCCCGTGGAAAAGGGGCTGATCCTGGTGGCGGACACCATCCGCCAGTTCGACTTCCTCCTCGAAGGCCTGCCGGAGGCCTGGATCGACAAGCTCGCCAGCACCTGGCCGGGTCCCAACACCTGGCTGGTGCCGCACCAGGACCTGCTGCCGGAATGGATCACCGGCCGGCACGACAGCGTCGCCCTGCGCGTCAGCGATCACCCGCTGGTCCGCGACCTCTGCGCCCTCACCGGCCCCCTGGTGTCCACCTCCGCCAACCCCGCTGGCCGTCCCGCCGCCTGCTCGCGCCTGCGTGTACAGCAGTACTTCGGCGACGAGCTGGATGCGGTGCTGGGTGGCGCCCTGGGCGGGCGCCGCAATCCCAGCGTGATCCGCGACCTGGCCAGCGGCCGGGTACTCAGGGGATAA
- the fmt gene encoding methionyl-tRNA formyltransferase: MTEPLRLVFAGTPEFAAEHLKALLGSRHRIVAVYTQPDRPAGRGQKLMPSPVKQLAVEHGIPVLQPPTLRDPVAQAELKALGADLMVVVAYGLILPQVVLDTPRLGCINSHASLLPRWRGAAPIQRAVQAGDVESGVTVMQMEAGLDTGPMLLKVTTPIAATDTGGSLHDRLAQLGPQAVLEAIEGLAAGTLVGEVQDDTLANYAHKLNKDEARLDWSRPAVELERLVRAFNPWPICHSSLDGAPLKVLAAALGEGKGDPGRVLAANKDGLTVACGEGALLLTRLQLPGGKPLNFADLFNSRREQFAVGKVLGA; the protein is encoded by the coding sequence ATGACCGAGCCATTGCGCCTTGTCTTCGCCGGCACCCCGGAGTTCGCCGCCGAGCACCTCAAAGCCCTGCTGGGTTCCCGCCACCGGATCGTCGCGGTGTACACCCAGCCGGACCGCCCAGCGGGCCGTGGCCAGAAACTGATGCCGAGCCCGGTCAAGCAACTGGCGGTCGAGCACGGCATCCCGGTGCTGCAGCCGCCCACTCTGCGCGATCCGGTCGCGCAGGCCGAACTCAAGGCCCTGGGTGCCGACCTGATGGTGGTGGTCGCCTATGGTCTGATCCTGCCCCAGGTGGTGCTCGACACCCCACGCCTGGGCTGCATCAACAGCCACGCCTCGCTGCTGCCGCGCTGGCGCGGCGCGGCACCGATCCAGCGCGCGGTGCAGGCGGGAGACGTGGAGAGCGGCGTCACCGTGATGCAGATGGAGGCGGGGCTGGACACCGGCCCCATGTTGCTCAAGGTCACCACACCGATCGCCGCCACCGACACCGGTGGCAGCCTGCATGACCGCCTCGCCCAGCTCGGCCCGCAGGCTGTGCTGGAAGCCATCGAAGGCCTGGCCGCCGGCACCCTCGTGGGTGAGGTGCAGGACGACACCTTGGCCAACTACGCGCACAAGCTGAACAAGGACGAGGCCCGCCTCGACTGGAGCCGCCCGGCCGTGGAGCTGGAACGCCTGGTGCGGGCCTTCAATCCCTGGCCCATCTGCCACAGCAGCCTCGACGGCGCGCCGCTCAAGGTGCTGGCCGCGGCCCTGGGTGAGGGCAAGGGCGACCCCGGGCGGGTACTCGCCGCCAACAAGGACGGCCTGACCGTGGCCTGTGGCGAAGGCGCCCTGCTGCTCACCCGCCTGCAATTGCCCGGCGGCAAGCCGCTGAACTTCGCCGACCTCTTCAACAGCCGCCGTGAACAGTTCGCCGTGGGCAAGGTGCTCGGCGCATGA
- the trkA gene encoding Trk system potassium transporter TrkA: MKIIILGAGQVGGTLAEHLSGEANDITVVDTDGDRLRDLGDRLDIRTVQGRGSFPTVLRQAGADDADMLVAVTNSDEVNMVACQVAYTLFSTPTKIARVREAAYLTRAGLFDNEAIPVDVLISPEQVVTNYIKRLIEYPGALQVIDFAEGKAQLVGVKAYYGGPLVGQELRQIREHMPNVDTRVAAIFRRNRPILPKGDTVIEADDEVFFIAAKAHIRAVMSELRRLEDSYKRVVIAGGGHIGERLAEAIESRYQVKIIEMNPTRCRHLSEVLDSTIVLQGSASDRDLLVEENINDADIFLALTNDDEANIMSSLLAKRLGARKVMTIINNPAYVDLVQGGDIDIAISPQLATIGTLLTHVRRGDIVSVHSLRRGAAEAIEAIAHGDAKSSKVVGKMIEDIALPPGTTIGAIIRDEEVLIAHDDTVIESGDHVILFLVDKKYIRDAERLFQVGLTFF, encoded by the coding sequence GTGAAGATCATCATTCTCGGAGCGGGCCAGGTGGGCGGAACCCTGGCCGAACACCTGTCCGGCGAGGCCAACGACATCACCGTCGTCGACACCGATGGCGACCGCCTGCGCGACCTCGGCGACCGCCTCGACATCCGTACGGTACAGGGCCGCGGCTCTTTCCCTACGGTGCTGCGCCAGGCTGGCGCCGACGATGCCGACATGCTGGTGGCGGTGACCAACAGCGATGAGGTGAACATGGTCGCCTGCCAGGTGGCCTACACCCTGTTCTCCACCCCGACCAAGATCGCCCGCGTGCGCGAGGCGGCCTACCTGACCCGCGCCGGCCTGTTCGACAACGAAGCCATCCCGGTGGACGTGCTGATCAGCCCGGAACAGGTGGTGACCAACTACATCAAGCGCCTGATCGAATACCCCGGCGCCCTGCAGGTGATCGACTTCGCCGAAGGCAAGGCGCAGTTGGTAGGGGTCAAGGCCTACTACGGCGGACCGCTGGTGGGCCAGGAGCTGCGCCAGATCCGCGAGCACATGCCCAACGTGGATACCCGCGTGGCGGCCATTTTCCGCCGCAACCGGCCGATCCTGCCCAAGGGCGATACCGTCATCGAGGCCGACGACGAAGTCTTCTTCATCGCCGCCAAGGCCCACATCCGCGCGGTGATGAGCGAATTGCGCCGCCTGGAAGACAGCTACAAGCGCGTGGTAATCGCCGGCGGCGGGCATATCGGCGAGCGCCTGGCGGAGGCTATCGAAAGCCGCTACCAGGTGAAGATCATCGAGATGAACCCGACGCGCTGCCGACACCTCTCGGAAGTCCTCGACAGCACCATCGTGCTTCAAGGCAGCGCATCGGACCGCGACCTGCTGGTGGAGGAGAACATCAACGATGCGGACATTTTCCTCGCCCTGACCAACGACGACGAGGCCAACATCATGTCCTCGCTGCTGGCCAAGCGCCTGGGCGCGCGCAAGGTGATGACCATCATCAACAACCCCGCCTATGTGGACCTGGTGCAGGGCGGCGACATCGACATCGCCATCAGCCCGCAGCTGGCCACCATCGGCACCCTGCTGACCCACGTGCGCCGCGGCGACATCGTCAGCGTGCACTCGCTGCGGCGCGGCGCGGCCGAAGCCATCGAGGCCATCGCCCACGGCGACGCCAAGTCGAGCAAGGTGGTCGGCAAGATGATCGAGGACATCGCCCTGCCGCCGGGCACCACCATCGGCGCGATCATCCGCGACGAGGAAGTGCTGATCGCCCACGACGACACCGTGATCGAATCGGGCGACCACGTGATCCTGTTCCTAGTCGACAAGAAGTACATCCGTGACGCGGAGCGCCTGTTCCAGGTCGGCTTGACGTTCTTCTGA
- a CDS encoding PilZ domain-containing protein, translating to MANQRQFPRTPMKCRIKISHPSFGELIAQTRDLSDGGVYVRHPDLTVLTVGAVVRGQVQDLPIEAPILDMEVMRVDAEGAGFRFLARD from the coding sequence ATGGCGAATCAGCGGCAATTTCCCCGAACTCCGATGAAATGCAGGATCAAGATCAGCCATCCGAGCTTCGGCGAGCTGATTGCCCAGACCCGCGACCTGTCCGATGGCGGTGTCTATGTGCGTCACCCGGACCTGACGGTCCTCACCGTCGGCGCGGTGGTGCGCGGCCAGGTGCAGGACCTGCCGATCGAAGCGCCCATCCTCGACATGGAAGTGATGCGGGTCGACGCCGAAGGCGCCGGGTTCCGCTTCCTGGCGCGCGACTAG
- a CDS encoding tetratricopeptide repeat protein has protein sequence MIESLEKMLAKGVDNPLLRFGLGKGYLDQGDAEKAAEHLRRCVEQDPKYSAAWKLLGKALEAQGDLAAAREAWTQGLEAAQVHGDKQAEKEMSVFLKRLGKRGGSPA, from the coding sequence ATGATCGAATCACTGGAAAAGATGCTGGCCAAGGGCGTGGACAACCCGCTGCTGCGCTTCGGCCTGGGCAAGGGCTATCTCGACCAGGGCGATGCCGAGAAGGCCGCCGAGCACTTGCGCCGCTGCGTGGAGCAGGACCCGAAGTACTCTGCCGCCTGGAAGCTGCTGGGCAAGGCGCTGGAAGCCCAGGGCGACCTCGCGGCCGCCCGTGAAGCCTGGACCCAGGGCCTGGAAGCCGCCCAGGTCCATGGCGACAAACAGGCGGAGAAGGAAATGAGCGTATTCCTCAAGCGCCTGGGCAAGCGCGGCGGCTCACCGGCCTGA
- the rsmB gene encoding 16S rRNA (cytosine(967)-C(5))-methyltransferase RsmB, protein MNPRLAAARALAAVLSGKASLGGSLPPQLEKVDPRDRALAQDLAFGAARWQPRLAMLAERLLQKPFKAADKDVEALLLVGLYQLFHTRIPAHAAIGETVGCAEKLKKPWAKGLLNAVLRNAQRQGEAIFEELARDPAARTAHPRWLQKALKAAWPEHWEAVCTANNAHPPLILRVNRRHGSRDAYLAELREADIAAVPCTFSRDGIRLIEARDVKTLPGFAEGRVSVQDEAAQLAADLLELTPGQRVLDACSAPGGKTCHLLEAEPGLTEVVAVDLEESRLVRVRENLDRLGLEARLIAADGRDIAAWWDGTPFQRILLDAPCSATGVIRRHPDIKLTRQADDIPALAQLQGELLDALWQTLDVGGVLLYATCSSLPAENSENIAAFLARTPGARELDIAGPFGLKQPHGRQLLAQEDGHDGFYYAKLMKIAASPRG, encoded by the coding sequence ATGAATCCACGTCTCGCCGCCGCCCGCGCCCTGGCCGCGGTGCTTTCCGGCAAAGCCTCCCTCGGCGGCAGCCTGCCGCCGCAGCTGGAGAAAGTGGACCCGCGCGACCGCGCCCTGGCCCAGGACCTCGCCTTCGGCGCGGCCCGCTGGCAGCCGCGCCTGGCGATGCTCGCCGAGCGCCTGCTGCAGAAGCCCTTCAAGGCCGCCGACAAGGACGTGGAAGCCCTGCTGCTGGTGGGTCTCTACCAGCTCTTCCACACCCGCATTCCCGCCCACGCCGCCATCGGCGAAACCGTCGGTTGCGCGGAAAAGCTGAAGAAGCCCTGGGCCAAGGGCCTGCTCAACGCCGTGCTGCGCAACGCCCAGCGCCAGGGCGAGGCGATATTCGAAGAACTTGCACGCGACCCGGCCGCGCGCACGGCCCACCCGCGCTGGCTGCAGAAGGCCCTGAAAGCCGCCTGGCCGGAACACTGGGAAGCGGTCTGCACGGCGAACAATGCCCACCCACCGCTGATCCTGCGGGTCAACCGCCGCCACGGCAGCCGCGATGCCTACCTGGCCGAGCTGCGTGAGGCCGATATCGCCGCGGTGCCCTGCACCTTCAGTCGCGACGGCATCCGCCTGATCGAAGCCCGCGACGTGAAGACGTTGCCAGGCTTTGCCGAAGGCCGTGTCAGTGTGCAGGACGAAGCCGCGCAGCTCGCCGCCGACCTGCTGGAGCTCACGCCCGGGCAGCGCGTGCTGGATGCCTGCAGCGCGCCGGGCGGCAAGACCTGCCACCTGCTGGAGGCCGAGCCGGGTCTCACCGAAGTGGTGGCCGTGGACCTGGAGGAAAGCCGCCTGGTGCGGGTGCGCGAAAACCTCGACCGCCTGGGCCTGGAGGCCAGGCTGATTGCCGCTGACGGGCGCGACATCGCCGCCTGGTGGGACGGCACGCCGTTCCAGCGCATCCTGCTCGACGCCCCCTGCTCGGCCACCGGCGTGATCCGCCGTCACCCGGACATCAAGCTGACCCGCCAGGCGGACGACATTCCCGCCCTGGCCCAGTTGCAGGGCGAACTGCTGGACGCCCTCTGGCAGACCCTGGACGTGGGCGGCGTGCTGCTCTACGCCACCTGTTCCAGCCTGCCTGCGGAAAACAGCGAGAACATCGCTGCCTTCCTCGCCCGCACGCCGGGCGCCCGCGAGCTGGATATCGCCGGCCCCTTCGGATTGAAACAGCCCCATGGCCGCCAGTTGCTGGCGCAGGAAGACGGCCATGACGGTTTCTACTATGCCAAGCTGATGAAGATCGCCGCGTCTCCTCGCGGCTAA
- the dprA gene encoding DNA-processing protein DprA, with amino-acid sequence MPSISPAELEARLRLHHLPELGPARFRRLIEAFGSASAALSAPAAAWRALGLPGASAEPRRSPDIREAAARALAWLERPGRHVLCWDDPGYPALLAELANAPPLLYVDGAAGLLERPQLAVVGSRRASAAGLDTARAFARSLAGGGFVITSGLALGIDGAAHQGALETGGATVAVLGTGLERLYPNRHRGLAARIVEEGGALVSELPLDCPPQPANFPRRNRIISGLSLGVLVVEASPSSGSLITARLAAEQGREVYAIPGSIHHPGARGCHQLIREGATLVEKVEDILEALRGWQVPAPQMPAEVAAREEHPLLELLRAAPYSSEGLAIASGWELPRLLAELSDLELQGCVSREAGCWVHRPG; translated from the coding sequence ATGCCATCGATTTCCCCCGCCGAGCTGGAAGCTCGCCTGCGCTTGCATCACCTTCCCGAACTGGGCCCCGCCCGCTTCCGCCGCCTGATCGAAGCCTTCGGCTCGGCCTCTGCCGCCCTCAGCGCGCCGGCCGCCGCCTGGCGCGCCCTGGGCCTGCCGGGAGCATCCGCCGAGCCTCGGCGCAGTCCGGACATTCGCGAGGCCGCCGCCCGTGCCCTCGCCTGGCTGGAGCGGCCCGGCCGCCACGTGCTGTGCTGGGACGACCCCGGCTATCCGGCCCTGCTCGCCGAGCTGGCCAATGCGCCACCCCTGCTTTATGTCGACGGCGCGGCCGGCCTGCTGGAACGCCCGCAACTGGCCGTGGTGGGAAGCCGCCGCGCCTCGGCGGCGGGCCTGGATACCGCCCGCGCCTTCGCCCGCAGCCTGGCGGGCGGCGGTTTCGTCATCACCAGCGGGCTGGCCCTGGGCATCGACGGCGCCGCCCACCAGGGCGCACTGGAAACTGGCGGCGCGACCGTGGCCGTACTCGGCACCGGCCTCGAACGCCTCTACCCCAACCGCCATCGCGGCCTGGCGGCACGGATTGTCGAGGAAGGCGGTGCCCTGGTGTCCGAGCTGCCGTTGGATTGCCCGCCACAGCCGGCCAACTTTCCCCGCCGCAACCGCATCATCAGTGGCCTGTCCCTCGGCGTCCTGGTGGTGGAAGCGAGTCCCTCCAGCGGCTCGCTGATCACCGCCCGCCTGGCTGCTGAACAGGGGCGCGAGGTGTACGCCATTCCCGGTTCGATCCACCATCCCGGCGCGCGCGGCTGTCACCAGCTGATCCGCGAGGGCGCGACCCTGGTGGAAAAGGTGGAAGACATACTCGAAGCCTTGCGTGGCTGGCAGGTGCCGGCGCCGCAGATGCCGGCCGAGGTGGCGGCGCGGGAGGAACACCCCCTGCTCGAACTGTTGCGCGCGGCGCCCTACAGCAGCGAGGGCCTGGCCATCGCCAGCGGCTGGGAGCTGCCGCGCCTGCTCGCCGAACTCTCCGATCTGGAGCTGCAGGGCTGCGTCTCCCGCGAGGCGGGCTGCTGGGTGCATCGGCCAGGTTGA
- a CDS encoding LysM peptidoglycan-binding domain-containing protein, producing MRKSLLALLLLAASGLTQAAVELKDGHPERYTVVKGDTLWDISGKFLRQPWKWPEIWHANPQIENPHLIYPGDVLSLVYVDGQPRLMLNRGASRGTIKLSPKVRSTPMAEAIPTIPLEAINAFLLTNRIIDDPKDFEAAPYIVAGNAERVVSGAGDRVYARGNFSEEQPAYGIFRQGKSYIDPETQEFLGINADDIGGGEMVADEGDIGTLQLTRSTQEVRLGDRLFPTEERAINSTFMPSAPDRDVKGVILDVPRGVTQIGQFDVVTINKGKRDGLVEGNVLAVYKTGETVRDRVTDEFIKIPDERAGLLMVFRTYDKLSYGLVLAATRQLAVLDKVHNP from the coding sequence ATGAGGAAATCACTACTCGCCCTGCTGCTCCTGGCCGCCAGTGGCCTGACCCAGGCTGCGGTGGAACTCAAGGACGGCCATCCGGAGCGCTACACCGTGGTCAAGGGTGACACGCTCTGGGACATTTCCGGCAAGTTCCTGCGCCAGCCGTGGAAGTGGCCGGAAATCTGGCACGCCAACCCGCAGATCGAGAATCCGCACCTGATCTACCCCGGCGACGTGCTGAGCCTGGTCTATGTCGACGGCCAGCCACGCCTGATGCTGAACCGCGGCGCGTCCCGCGGCACCATCAAACTGTCGCCCAAGGTGCGCAGCACGCCGATGGCCGAGGCTATTCCGACCATTCCGCTGGAGGCCATCAACGCCTTCCTGCTGACTAACCGCATCATCGACGATCCCAAGGACTTCGAAGCCGCGCCCTATATCGTCGCCGGCAATGCCGAGCGCGTGGTCAGCGGGGCCGGTGACCGCGTCTATGCCCGTGGCAACTTCTCCGAGGAGCAACCGGCCTACGGCATCTTCCGCCAGGGCAAGTCCTACATCGATCCGGAGACCCAGGAGTTCCTGGGCATCAACGCCGATGACATCGGCGGCGGCGAGATGGTTGCCGACGAGGGCGATATCGGCACCCTGCAACTGACCCGCTCCACCCAGGAAGTGCGTCTGGGCGACCGCCTGTTCCCCACCGAGGAGCGCGCGATCAACTCCACCTTCATGCCCAGTGCGCCGGATCGCGACGTCAAAGGCGTGATCCTCGACGTGCCGCGTGGCGTGACCCAGATCGGCCAGTTCGACGTGGTCACCATCAACAAGGGCAAGCGCGACGGCCTGGTGGAAGGCAACGTGCTGGCGGTCTACAAGACCGGCGAAACCGTGCGCGACCGCGTCACCGACGAGTTCATCAAGATTCCGGACGAGCGCGCCGGCTTGTTGATGGTTTTCCGCACCTACGACAAGCTCAGCTATGGCCTGGTCCTCGCCGCCACCCGCCAACTGGCGGTGCTGGACAAGGTACACAACCCGTAA
- the def gene encoding peptide deformylase, producing the protein MAILNILEFPDPRLRTIAKPVEVVDDSIRKLVDDMFETMYAAPGIGLAATQVNVHKRVVVMDLSEDKSEPRVFINPEFEPLTDQMDQYQEGCLSVPGFYENVDRPQKVKIKALDRDGQAYELIAEGLLAVCIQHECDHLNGKLFVDYLSSLKRDRIKKKLEKQHRLHA; encoded by the coding sequence ATGGCGATTCTGAACATTCTCGAATTCCCCGATCCGCGGCTGCGCACCATCGCCAAACCGGTGGAGGTGGTGGACGACTCCATCCGCAAGCTGGTCGATGACATGTTCGAAACCATGTACGCCGCACCGGGTATCGGCCTGGCCGCCACCCAGGTGAACGTGCACAAGCGCGTGGTGGTGATGGACCTGTCGGAAGACAAGTCCGAGCCCCGGGTCTTCATCAACCCCGAGTTCGAACCCCTGACCGATCAGATGGACCAGTACCAGGAAGGCTGCCTCTCGGTGCCGGGTTTCTACGAGAACGTCGACCGCCCGCAGAAAGTAAAGATCAAGGCGCTGGACCGCGACGGCCAAGCCTACGAACTGATCGCCGAAGGCCTGCTCGCCGTGTGCATCCAGCACGAATGCGACCATCTGAACGGCAAGCTGTTCGTCGACTACCTGTCGTCGCTCAAGCGCGACCGCATCAAGAAGAAGCTGGAAAAGCAGCACCGCCTCCACGCTTGA
- a CDS encoding cysteine hydrolase, with amino-acid sequence MNNPAPYADPTDPALPDPGMRLDLSRAALVVIDPQIDFLSPEGVSWGVFGKSIVEHDTVKHIGQLFAAAKDAGITVAVSPHYYYPCDHQWTFGGPLEKVMHSICMFDRKGPLTLDGFENSGADFMPEYKPYILDGKTIIASPHKVYGPETNDLALQLRKHGVSQIILAGMAANLCVESHLRELLELGFEVAVVRDATAGPSTPEGDGYLAALINYRYIANALWTTDQTLGYLRGE; translated from the coding sequence ATGAACAACCCAGCCCCCTACGCCGACCCCACCGACCCCGCGCTGCCCGATCCTGGTATGCGCCTCGACCTGTCCCGCGCCGCCCTGGTGGTGATCGACCCGCAGATCGACTTCCTCAGTCCCGAGGGCGTGAGCTGGGGCGTATTCGGCAAGAGCATCGTCGAGCACGACACGGTCAAGCATATCGGCCAACTCTTTGCCGCTGCCAAGGATGCGGGCATCACTGTTGCGGTGTCGCCCCATTACTACTACCCCTGCGACCATCAATGGACATTCGGCGGTCCGCTGGAAAAGGTCATGCACAGCATCTGCATGTTCGATCGCAAGGGCCCGCTGACCCTCGACGGGTTCGAGAACTCGGGCGCCGATTTCATGCCCGAGTACAAACCCTACATCCTCGACGGCAAGACCATCATCGCCTCGCCGCACAAGGTCTACGGCCCGGAAACCAACGATCTCGCGCTGCAGCTGCGCAAGCACGGCGTTTCACAGATCATCCTCGCCGGCATGGCCGCCAACCTGTGCGTGGAGTCGCACCTGCGCGAACTGCTCGAGCTGGGTTTCGAGGTGGCCGTGGTACGCGATGCGACGGCCGGCCCGTCGACACCGGAAGGCGACGGCTACCTGGCGGCGCTGATCAACTACCGCTACATCGCCAACGCGCTGTGGACCACCGATCAGACCCTGGGCTACCTGCGTGGCGAATGA
- a CDS encoding TrkH family potassium uptake protein, with protein MSSHRSYTPTRVGPPPAPSRNGRRAAMLRILGVLLILFSCTQLPPLLVDLYYGDGAWRGFLFALLITLSCGLLTWLPVRDAREELQIRDGYLITALFWIVLGSFGSIPFLLIDNPDMGWADALFESVSGISTTGATVLTGLDQLPRAVLYYRHQLQWFGGMGIIVLAVAIMPMLGIGGMQLYRAEMPGPLKEQKLSPRIAETAKTLWLLYCGLTLVCALAYWAAGMSLFDAIGHSFSTIAIGGFSTHDASIGYFDSPLIELICMFFLVISGINFGLHFLAWRRRSLSHYLRDAECRSYLLLLLAVFVICTATLILHRHYEHPLESIRYAAFMVVSIATTTGFGLADFSTWPTLLPYLLLCTTFIGACAGSTGGGMKVMRILLVYRQGLREFQRLLHPNGVFSVKLGRRQVPDRVVESVWGFCSIYLVTFVVLLLVLLALGVDQLTAFSALASCMNNLGPALGEAALHYANLSAGAKLVLSLAMVLGRLEVFSLLILLSPAFWRF; from the coding sequence ATGTCCAGTCACCGCAGCTACACCCCGACCCGCGTCGGTCCGCCGCCCGCACCATCCCGCAACGGCCGCCGCGCCGCGATGCTGCGCATCCTTGGCGTGCTGCTGATCCTGTTCAGTTGCACCCAGCTACCGCCGCTGCTGGTGGACCTCTATTACGGGGACGGCGCCTGGCGCGGCTTCCTCTTCGCCCTGCTGATCACTCTGTCCTGCGGCCTGCTGACCTGGCTGCCGGTGCGCGACGCCCGCGAGGAGCTGCAGATACGCGACGGCTACCTGATCACCGCGCTGTTCTGGATAGTGCTCGGCAGCTTCGGCAGCATTCCCTTCCTGCTCATCGACAACCCGGATATGGGCTGGGCTGACGCCCTGTTCGAATCCGTCTCCGGCATCAGCACCACAGGCGCCACGGTGCTCACCGGGCTCGACCAGTTGCCCCGCGCGGTCCTCTACTACCGCCACCAGTTACAGTGGTTCGGCGGCATGGGGATCATCGTCCTCGCCGTGGCCATCATGCCGATGCTGGGCATCGGCGGCATGCAGCTGTACCGCGCGGAAATGCCCGGCCCACTGAAGGAGCAGAAGCTCTCGCCGCGCATCGCCGAGACCGCCAAGACCCTCTGGCTGCTCTATTGCGGCCTGACCCTGGTCTGCGCCCTGGCCTATTGGGCCGCCGGGATGAGCCTGTTCGACGCCATTGGCCACAGCTTCTCGACCATCGCCATCGGCGGTTTCTCCACCCATGACGCCAGCATCGGCTACTTCGACAGCCCGCTGATCGAGCTGATCTGCATGTTCTTCCTGGTCATTTCCGGGATCAATTTCGGCCTGCACTTCCTGGCCTGGCGCCGACGCAGCCTGAGTCACTACCTGCGCGATGCGGAATGCCGCAGCTACCTGTTGCTGCTGCTCGCGGTCTTCGTCATCTGCACCGCGACGCTGATCCTCCACCGCCACTACGAGCACCCCCTGGAGTCCATTCGCTACGCCGCCTTCATGGTGGTTTCCATCGCCACGACCACGGGTTTTGGCCTGGCCGACTTCAGCACCTGGCCGACGCTGCTGCCCTACCTGCTGCTGTGCACCACGTTCATCGGCGCCTGCGCCGGTTCCACCGGTGGCGGCATGAAGGTCATGCGAATCCTCCTGGTCTATCGCCAGGGGCTGCGCGAGTTCCAACGCCTGCTGCATCCCAATGGCGTGTTCAGCGTCAAGCTGGGCCGCCGCCAGGTCCCGGACCGGGTGGTGGAATCGGTCTGGGGCTTCTGCTCCATCTACCTGGTGACCTTCGTCGTGCTCCTGTTGGTGCTGCTGGCGTTGGGCGTGGATCAGCTGACTGCCTTTTCGGCCCTGGCGTCGTGCATGAACAACCTCGGCCCGGCACTGGGCGAGGCCGCGCTGCACTATGCCAACCTGTCCGCCGGCGCCAAGCTGGTGCTGAGCCTGGCCATGGTGCTCGGCCGGCTGGAAGTGTTTTCCCTGCTGATCCTCCTCAGCCCTGCCTTCTGGCGCTTCTGA
- a CDS encoding AraC family transcriptional regulator has translation MDVLSEFFERTSLQGRLFFAGHVDGTLVLDKPPGMAFIHLVERGGIDMVQPGSPKVSITEPSVLFCPSSCRYQLRASGLEGADLVCASFQFGRGTAQPLPLGLEETLVFPLGAFDHALPVVSALVGEFRDQAPGRAKALNLLFEYLFVLLVRKAVQDGRIAGGLLYALQDARLGAVLSRLHSEPEADWSVERMAGLAAMSRSKFSAWFSRILGVSPMSYLSGWRMKVAQDLLRDGVPIKVVADAVGYSSQASFSRTFASLVGCPPAEWLRGSAREAPAVTARICPAED, from the coding sequence ATGGATGTTCTTTCCGAGTTCTTCGAGCGCACCAGCCTCCAGGGACGCCTGTTCTTCGCCGGCCACGTGGACGGCACGCTGGTGCTCGACAAACCGCCTGGCATGGCCTTCATCCACCTGGTGGAGCGCGGTGGCATCGACATGGTGCAGCCCGGCTCGCCGAAGGTGTCGATCACCGAGCCGAGCGTGCTGTTCTGCCCCAGCAGTTGCCGCTACCAACTGCGCGCCAGCGGCCTGGAAGGGGCCGACCTTGTCTGCGCGTCCTTCCAGTTCGGCCGGGGAACGGCGCAGCCCTTGCCGCTGGGCCTGGAAGAAACCCTGGTGTTCCCCCTGGGCGCCTTCGACCATGCGCTGCCGGTAGTCAGCGCGCTGGTGGGGGAGTTCCGCGACCAGGCACCGGGCCGCGCCAAGGCGCTGAATCTGCTCTTCGAATACCTCTTCGTGCTGCTGGTGCGAAAGGCGGTGCAGGACGGCAGGATTGCCGGCGGCCTGCTCTACGCCCTGCAGGATGCGCGCCTGGGGGCGGTGCTGAGCAGGCTGCACAGTGAGCCGGAAGCGGACTGGAGCGTGGAGCGGATGGCGGGTCTGGCGGCGATGTCGCGTTCGAAATTTTCCGCCTGGTTCAGCCGGATACTGGGCGTCTCGCCCATGAGCTACCTCAGCGGCTGGCGCATGAAGGTGGCCCAGGACCTGCTGCGCGACGGGGTGCCGATCAAGGTGGTGGCCGACGCGGTGGGCTACAGCTCCCAAGCGTCCTTCTCCAGGACCTTCGCCAGCCTGGTGGGCTGCCCGCCTGCCGAATGGCTGCGCGGCAGCGCGCGGGAGGCGCCAGCGGTAACGGCTCGGATCTGCCCGGCGGAGGACTAG